A genome region from Schistocerca nitens isolate TAMUIC-IGC-003100 chromosome 4, iqSchNite1.1, whole genome shotgun sequence includes the following:
- the LOC126251388 gene encoding putative uncharacterized protein DDB_G0286901 encodes NNKGSNNNNNNNKGSNNNNNKGGNNNNKGGSNNNKGGSNNNKGGSNNNKGGSNNNKGGSNNNKGGSNNNKGGSNNNKGGSNNNKGGSNNNKGGSNNNKGGSNNNKGGSNNNKGGSNNNKGGSNNNKGGSNNNKGGSNNNKGGSNNNKGSNNNKGSNNNKGNNNKGNNNKGNNNKGNNNNNKGNNNNNNNKGNNNNNNKGNNNKGRMQHNCVEQQANRRVLCPAATPRNGPEGSRGWADEVATVRAGDQSPRGHPRSDDITARLAACWTTPSASWKPRRTCSLKILRRLTNRHNRRQDSGG; translated from the exons aacaacaagggcagcaacaacaacaacaacaacaacaagggcagcaacaacaacaacaacaagggcggcaacaacaacaacaagggcggcagcaacaacaacaagggcggcagcaacaacaacaagggcggcagcaacaacaacaagggcggcagcaacaacaacaagggcggcagcaacaacaacaagggcggcagcaacaacaacaagggcggcagcaacaacaacaagggcggcagcaacaacaacaagggcggcagcaacaacaacaagggcggcagcaacaacaacaagggcggcagcaacaacaacaagggcggcagcaacaacaacaagggcggcagcaacaacaacaagggcggcagcaacaacaacaagggcggcagcaacaacaacaagggcggcagcaacaacaacaagggcggcagcaacaacaacaagggcagcaacaacaacaagggcagcaacaacaacaagggcaacaacaacaagggcaacaacaacaagggcaacaacaacaagggcaacaacaacaacaacaagggcaacaacaacaacaacaacaacaagggcaacaacaacaacaacaacaagggcaacaacaacaagggcaggatGCAGCACAACTGCGTGGAGCAGCAGGCGAACAGACGGGTGCTGTGCCCA GCCGCCACGCCGCGCAACGGGCCAGAGGGCTCCAGAGGGTGGGCGGACGAGGTCGCCACAGTCCGCGCCGGCGATCAATCGCCGCGTGGACACCCACGAAGCGACGACATCACAGCCCGCCTCGCCGCCTGCTGGACAACTCCATCAGCGAGCTGGAAGCCCCGGCGGACATGTTCGCTGAAAATTTTACGCCGATTGACGAACCGGCACAACCGCCGGCAGGACAGTGGTGGCTGA